AGGCAATGTGACTATAATTGATAATTTCATTTAGAGTCCTCCTTTCCTTGCTGCTCCTGGTTTGTGTGTGGCTGCTGCTCCCTGAGCTGCAAGACAGAACCAACCCCCTTGGTCAAACTGTACCTTTTCTTCTTACTCCACCTCGTCACTAGAATCGCAAACAGACAACGATCTGACGGATGTCTTGGACAGACAGAAATGCCTAAGTTCCTTGGCGTCCCTCCGCCACGCCAAGTGGTTCCAGGTTTGCATTCACGTCATTATTTGTACGTAACGTTCAACTGTATCTTTGAATGACTTGTGGTTTACTCTCCCTAAGCagtaaaatgaaacattttgaatGCTTGTTTCTTTATTCGATCTATAAAGTGTCACTTTTACTAGTTGGTCATGTGAAGTGATGTGTATACCAAATTACAGACCCAGCAGTTCCTTTTGATCATTCAACACACCTTGTCAGTCATTTATTTGCCAATGATTTTCTCGCTTTTCTGTGCTTTGCTCTCAGGATGTATGGACGATATTAGCAGAATTAAGAATACAGATAATTCAGCTCATTTTCAACTCATCTACCTTATTTGTGTCACCAGGCCAAAGTCAATAACCTAAAGTCTGCCGTTGTTGTTATCCGGGTCTTGAGGGATTTGTGTATTCGTGTTCCTACCTGGGCACCACTCTCAGGATGGGTAGGAAATTTTTTACTTCTGTTTTACTTTCTATTTcccatgtacagtaataccttgagatacgagctaaatgcGAGTTTGTGTGTCAAtatactcttatctcaaatcaattcttcccatataaaataacaaaatacaaatttatccgttcccaccctctaaaATAACACCTggaaataggatattacaatggaaagacatgtttttaattgttctaatccACCACCTACtgtcacaaagtaacaaatacctatctagtggttatgatctgcaataaaatgggaCATTATTGTGTACAGTACTGCAGGAGTTCTTACCTATACGACGATAGCGGTTAACGGCTGTGTGTGTGGaggaggagagagacttgacggcgaCACGCTCGTGAAATAACactctttaaatttaacttaaatgaacttagattactatacgcAGAcgcttaaaaaagttttaaatgtacattggcgagccagctcagtcacgtttacaccactcatgtttttctattatttcatgcttaatatcgattgtcatcatacactttttcttctcactacccttcattgcaccggcttgctttggacccatttttttttcacttctgcactgattaaagcaaaaaaacggACCAAATGCAACGTGTATGGCCGATCCTCATAGATATCTTTACCTGACGGAGATGCGTCGAGAAAGACAGCGATGCTGTTCTAATAAACAGCCCCTCTCATAGTCGGCCACCTGGCGACCGCATCTTGAATCtcaaatttctctcgtatatcagggcaaaaatttgctcagaaatttccttgtatctcaaatttctcgtatgttggaacactcgtatgtaaaggtattactgtatttgcatTTTCTACCACTCTGATTGAAAATGGTAATCAAAAGTTGTATGGTTATACATGGCATGTCTGTATATAATTTGATCGGGCATAGTTAATTAAAATCGAATCAATCTCTGCGGTTTGATTGATTTTATTCTGATCTTGTGTTGTGTACTTCCACAGCCTCTTGAATTGCTGGCAGAGAAGGCCATCAGTACATCTGAAAGGCCATTGGGCCCGGGTGAAGCTTTTCGTAGAGTTCTTGAGTGCCTTGCCTCTGGAATCCTCTTGGCTGGTGtgtcctcattttttggggCCGACATCGCTAAAATGAAATCAGCTCCACTAATTTGATTAACCTTTGTGCTTAGACGGTCCTGGAATCAAAGATCCCTGTGAGAAGGAACCCGTTGATGTCCTCGGAAGTCTCACCCTGCAGCAGCGTGAAGACACAACTCAAAGTGCTCAGGTAAAGCGAAGTTGGCAAAGCTGCATTACAAGTCTATTTTTATATGATTAATTTACGTTTAGTTTTATTTCTATAGCTGGCACTAAGACTGTGTGCCTTTGGAATGATGTATAAAGTTTTGGGGATTGAAGCAAAACCAGGCAAACCTTGGAAAATGCTAGGAGCCAACTCAAAGACTTTCCCACGTATTTGCTCAGATTTGtatcttcacatttttttccctgttacaAACATTTCATTTAATTGTGTGTATATTTCTATTCAATTCAGTCCAGGCAGGGCAGGCTGGACCCTCTCCACCAATTAAGAGATCCTACACCCAAATGGCAACAGGAAAGGATTTAGCTTCATTAAATAGCAAACAGAGGAAGTTTCTCAAATTCCAGAAGCGATTTCCTCGGAAATCATGTAATTGATTCACTCCTTTAAGCACTCGTACTTCAAATGCAACCGACACCTTTTTAAAGTTCTTCAACTTGTTAAAATATtgaagacaaaaatgaaaaataaagcctCGGTTATTTTTTTAGTCTGTATGTTATTGACAATGATCTGGTTTCCACTAGTGACAGATGATTTGACCATGAACGCTGTGATGCGCTTGAACCAGTACCGACCAGGCCTGGATTACCGCCTCACCTCCCAGACTGGTCCAGTCCATGAGCCAGTTTTCACCATGGCTGTAGATGTAAATGGAAAAACCTATGAATCCACCGGGCCCTCAAAACGAGCAGCCAAGCTTAATGTAGCCACAAAGGCAAGTTTCAAATAATGTAGATGAGGTTGAGGCAgctttcataacataaacattttTGTCATTCCCAGGTCTTGCAAGATCTCGGTCTTCCTACAGGCTCAGACTCCAAATCCGAGTGCAAAGGTGATGATGGCCAAGAAGTAACTTCTACAAGTGGTTCCACAACAGATGATGTATGTTTGAGTTCTGCCTCACCTGTGttgttgttaattttttttctacaccAAAATAACCTGAAATATCAGTTATCACCATGTGCTAAAAGTTCTCGTCTACATCTGACTTTGCTGTTATGTTATGTTCAGAATGCTCAGGGTCCTATCTTGACCAAAAATGGGAAGAACCCTGTCATGGAGCTGAATGAGAAAAGGCGTAGTCTCAAGTATGAACTATCGGCTGAGACGGGTGGCTCTCATGAGAAGTGTTTCGTCATGGAGGTGACTAGACACCCTCTCTCATCTTCTGTGCTGATGCTTAAATAGTCAACCATAGCCTGTCACACCTGTCTCTCTGCCAGGTCGAGGTTGATGGACAAAAATTCAAGGGGAGGGGGTCGAACAAGAAGGAGGCTAAGGCCTATGCCGCCCTCACTGCTCTGGAGAAGCTGTTCCCAGACACTCCTCTCATGCCCAAAAGGTCAAAGAAACTCACTTACACTGACATGGTAAGATATAAGACAAGCGGTGGAAAATGTATGAAGTAAAATAATTCATATAAGAATAAAAACACAGCGTTATCAATAAAGTCGTGGGTTAAGAATTGAATTTATTCGGTTACCACTTTCTCTCGACTAAATAGGACAATCGTCCAAATAAGCCTCTGCATGAACTGATGAAACCTGCTTGGATGAGAGGCAGCCATATTTTACAAGTAGGACAATCCAGTTGAGATCAAATCAATGCATAGAAATTCAACCAACTTTGATGAAGCAAAATACTCAAAATACAGTGCTGTTAGTAGAGAATTGTATAGGTTTGCTTTCTTGTAAAAGTTTGTTGAATTCAATACCTGTGAATGCTGACAGAGtaattgcaaagaaaaaaaacaagttaaatcTTGACTGATCAGACTGCAGTAATGTTGTGATTTTGCTTTCAACAGCACATCCCAGGCTTTGGTACTATTCGAGGGATACCTTCAGATTCTACAGGTTCCGAATGGGGTGCCGGCAGAGGTCGAGGGAGAGGCGGGGGCAGAGGCTATTCTTCGGGACCTATTTATAATAAGAGTAAGAGACACTACACTCTCCCTTTTCAAATACTCAACATAGCTCATCAGTGAAgggactgatgttgaaaatattcccttttttaaaGCCAACTACAGTTACGACAGCAACTCCAGTAAAGGCTATCGTAAGTATCTGCCTGTTTTCCCTTATTTGGGCTTTTGTAAAACTGACGATAACGTAACTGAAACGTTATCATTCGCTAACCTCATATTGTGTTATGGTGGCAGTGCAGTGTCTTTTGAACACAACAGTAATCCTGCTTTTGATTTTATCTTGATGTATTATCCATGTCTGTTCTTGAGAAATATGTCACTGTATTTCGGCATGTTTTGTCTTTACTAGCTATTACGCAAAACTTAGGACCACTGTGTAGTTACAGGAATTTTGTTCTCTGGCCTTAAACAATTTTAAGTTGACTACAAGGGGGATTATATGCAAACACATTGCGTATGTGACAAACCCAGATGTGTCATGATATATCTACCTGCCTATACAGGAGTGTATcataaaaattaacttaaatcATGTTTGTACATGCTATACATGTGTCGTACATGTTTGTACAAAAATTTAGAAAATTTATGAAtatagagaaaaaaacatgccagGCCATTGTCTGTTTAaaactttttattatttcacaATGAAGTCTTTCAATCCTTTATTTCAGATAAATTGTACAGCAACAACGGAGGAGCCAGTACCACCGCTACAGTCAAAAGCACTAGCACTGTTGATTCTGGAGGCAGTACTGGCTACGGCACGTTTTATCCAGAGACCAACGCCGCCACCTACTCCTCCCCACCTGTCTCCAGTACCAGCACCAATACCAGCACAAGCACAGTGGCAAATTACAAGTCGATGCCGCCGCCTGTTGACCAACAAAGTCCCTACAGTTATGGTTATGGCgatgaaaagaagaaaatgctCACTCAAGACCAGACTGAGGTATCTGTACAGGGAAGCAACTACTCAATCTACAGCACCGCTTACCCCAGCACAGCTGTGGGGAATCAAGTCTACAATAATTATGGTGAGTTTACTGTTGCTGACTCAAACAGTGTTAAGTCTTTAAATACTCAACAGTTTTGTATGTACATTAATGCCTCGTTTTTCGCGAATAATGTAGAccggacatggccgcgataatcgaaaaaccacaaagtaggatcacccctattaataCTACAGGATTCAttcgacttcacttatcgcgaattcactacttcgatttttttcctgctattaaaaaaaaaagttgacaacCGGAAGGCAGATAAAAATAGCGGAAGTCAGGGTACCGCCTCTTCTGTGCTGAAATGATTGGTTCTGAACACCAACGATACCAAGAGGAAAACAATGCATATAAATACAGCTGCGGAACACGTA
The Stigmatopora argus isolate UIUO_Sarg chromosome 7, RoL_Sarg_1.0, whole genome shotgun sequence DNA segment above includes these coding regions:
- the LOC144077883 gene encoding interleukin enhancer-binding factor 3-like isoform X1 translates to MAARWDEHQAYDELLHWDNLIQQGHRLLPHEFDRYEELRYWYDCRCYEEELRHYHDYISTIEATDDQYNQVGPHNQIHSGPNDRRVMAKHSEIYPSAAELEAVQSIVSHVECALKAVSEVMDSQNKEVQETKSPNAPKRVMHGIMRVGLLAKGLLLKGDMNMELVLLCFNKPTITTLNHVAESLKAQLEIESAGLYTVSPCPADAAILVESTKALALTVTLHLTSPEVRVEAQEEKSQTDNDLTDVLDRQKCLSSLASLRHAKWFQAKVNNLKSAVVVIRVLRDLCIRVPTWAPLSGWPLELLAEKAISTSERPLGPGEAFRRVLECLASGILLADGPGIKDPCEKEPVDVLGSLTLQQREDTTQSAQLALRLCAFGMMYKVLGIEAKPGKPWKMLGANSKTFPLQAGQAGPSPPIKRSYTQMATGKDLASLNSKQRKFLKFQKRFPRKSLTDDLTMNAVMRLNQYRPGLDYRLTSQTGPVHEPVFTMAVDVNGKTYESTGPSKRAAKLNVATKVLQDLGLPTGSDSKSECKGDDGQEVTSTSGSTTDDVCLSSASPVLLLIFFLHQNNLKYQLSPCAKSSRLHLTLLLCYVQNAQGPILTKNGKNPVMELNEKRRSLKYELSAETGGSHEKCFVMEVEVDGQKFKGRGSNKKEAKAYAALTALEKLFPDTPLMPKRSKKLTYTDMHIPGFGTIRGIPSDSTGSEWGAGRGRGRGGGRGYSSGPIYNKTNYSYDSNSSKGYHKLYSNNGGASTTATVKSTSTVDSGGSTGYGTFYPETNAATYSSPPVSSTSTNTSTSTVANYKSMPPPVDQQSPYSYGYGDEKKKMLTQDQTEVSVQGSNYSIYSTAYPSTAVGNQVYNNYGWSNQSSWNTQQSYGSYQSYVGQNQTSYPGSSGTNY
- the LOC144077883 gene encoding interleukin enhancer-binding factor 3-like isoform X3, whose amino-acid sequence is MAARWDEHQAYDELLHWDNLIQQGHRLLPHEFDRYEELRYWYDCRCYEEELRHYHDYISTIEATDDQYNQVGPHNQIHSGPNDRRVMAKHSEIYPSAAELEAVQSIVSHVECALKAVSEVMDSQNKEVQETKSPNAPKRVMHGIMRVGLLAKGLLLKGDMNMELVLLCFNKPTITTLNHVAESLKAQLEIESAGLYTVSPCPADAAILVESTKALALTVTLHLTSPEVRVEAQEEKSQTDNDLTDVLDRQKCLSSLASLRHAKWFQAKVNNLKSAVVVIRVLRDLCIRVPTWAPLSGWPLELLAEKAISTSERPLGPGEAFRRVLECLASGILLADGPGIKDPCEKEPVDVLGSLTLQQREDTTQSAQLALRLCAFGMMYKVLGIEAKPGKPWKMLGANSKTFPLQAGQAGPSPPIKRSYTQMATGKDLASLNSKQRKFLKFQKRFPRKSLTDDLTMNAVMRLNQYRPGLDYRLTSQTGPVHEPVFTMAVDVNGKTYESTGPSKRAAKLNVATKVLQDLGLPTGSDSKSECKGDDGQEVTSTSGSTTDDNAQGPILTKNGKNPVMELNEKRRSLKYELSAETGGSHEKCFVMEVEVDGQKFKGRGSNKKEAKAYAALTALEKLFPDTPLMPKRSKKLTYTDMHIPGFGTIRGIPSDSTGSEWGAGRGRGRGGGRGYSSGPIYNKTNYSYDSNSSKGYHKLYSNNGGASTTATVKSTSTVDSGGSTGYGTFYPETNAATYSSPPVSSTSTNTSTSTVANYKSMPPPVDQQSPYSYGYGDEKKKMLTQDQTEVSVQGSNYSIYSTAYPSTAVGNQVYNNYGWSNQSSWNTQQSYGSYQSYVGQNQTSYPGSSGTNY
- the LOC144077883 gene encoding interleukin enhancer-binding factor 3-like isoform X4 — translated: MAARWDEHQAYDELLHWDNLIQQGHRLLPHEFDRYEELRYWYDCRCYEEELRHYHDYISTIEATDDQYNQVGPHNQIHSGPNDRRVMAKHSEIYPSAAELEAVQSIVSHVECALKAVSEVMDSQNKEVQETKSPNAPKRVMHGIMRVGLLAKGLLLKGDMNMELVLLCFNKPTITTLNHVAESLKAQLEIESAGLYTVSPCPADAAILVESTKALALTVTLHLTSPEVRVEAQEEKSQTDNDLTDVLDRQKCLSSLASLRHAKWFQAKVNNLKSAVVVIRVLRDLCIRVPTWAPLSGWPLELLAEKAISTSERPLGPGEAFRRVLECLASGILLADGPGIKDPCEKEPVDVLGSLTLQQREDTTQSAQLALRLCAFGMMYKVLGIEAKPGKPWKMLGANSKTFPLQAGQAGPSPPIKRSYTQMATGKDLASLNSKQRKFLKFQKRFPRKSLTDDLTMNAVMRLNQYRPGLDYRLTSQTGPVHEPVFTMAVDVNGKTYESTGPSKRAAKLNVATKVLQDLGLPTGSDSKSECKGDDGQEVTSTSGSTTDDVCLSSASPVLLLIFFLHQNNLKYQLSPCAKSSRLHLTLLLCYVQNAQGPILTKNGKNPVMELNEKRRSLKYELSAETGGSHEKCFVMEVEVDGQKFKGRGSNKKEAKAYAALTALEKLFPDTPLMPKRSKKLTYTDMDNRPNKPLHELMKPAWMRGSHILQVGQSS
- the LOC144077883 gene encoding interleukin enhancer-binding factor 3-like isoform X2, coding for MAARWDEHQAYDELLHWDNLIQQGHRLLPHEFDRYEELRYWYDCRCYEEELRHYHDYISTIEATDDQYNQVGPHNQIHSGPNDRRVMAKHSEIYPSAAELEAVQSIVSHVECALKAVSEVMDSQNKEVQETKSPNAPKRVMHGIMRVGLLAKGLLLKGDMNMELVLLCFNKPTITTLNHVAESLKAQLEIESAGLYTVSPCPADAAILVESTKALALTVTLHLTSPEVRVEAQEEKSQTDNDLTDVLDRQKCLSSLASLRHAKWFQAKVNNLKSAVVVIRVLRDLCIRVPTWAPLSGWPLELLAEKAISTSERPLGPGEAFRRVLECLASGILLADGPGIKDPCEKEPVDVLGSLTLQQREDTTQSAQLALRLCAFGMMYKVLGIEAKPGKPWKMLGANSKTFPLQAGQAGPSPPIKRSYTQMATGKDLASLNSKQRKFLKFQKRFPRKSLTDDLTMNAVMRLNQYRPGLDYRLTSQTGPVHEPVFTMAVDVNGKTYESTGPSKRAAKLNVATKVLQDLGLPTGSDSKSECKGDDGQEVTSTSGSTTDDVCLSSASPVLLLIFFLHQNNLKYQLSPCAKSSRLHLTLLLCYVQNAQGPILTKNGKNPVMELNEKRRSLKYELSAETGGSHEKCFVMEVEVDGQKFKGRGSNKKEAKAYAALTALEKLFPDTPLMPKRSKKLTYTDMHIPGFGTIRGIPSDSTGSEWGAGRGRGRGGGRGYSSGPIYNKNKLYSNNGGASTTATVKSTSTVDSGGSTGYGTFYPETNAATYSSPPVSSTSTNTSTSTVANYKSMPPPVDQQSPYSYGYGDEKKKMLTQDQTEVSVQGSNYSIYSTAYPSTAVGNQVYNNYGWSNQSSWNTQQSYGSYQSYVGQNQTSYPGSSGTNY